ATTTCTTTTTCCATAAAAAAAATGGAAAAAGAAAAACCTAACTCCATGAGATGGGATCGTATTGATTCTATTCCTTATAAACCTTGGAAAGGGAAAGTAGATTTGGAAAAAATAAAGTTAAAAAGCCTAAATCGTTTGAAAAAACATCAGGATATAAATACTATCTATAAAACTATACAATTATTCGAAAAAAAATTTATAAAACAAAGAAATTTTTCTTTAAATTGGAAAGATTTTTATTATGATAATTTAAAAATAAAAAAAAGAAACGAAGCCTTTCAAAAGTTAAAAGATTACTTAAATATATATGGATTAAAAGCTTATACTCCATCTTACAAAATTATTTCAAAATATAAATCGGAAAAAAAAGAGTGGAAAAATAATTTATTGAAAGATTTTCATATAGCAGAATGTGTAAATATTTTACGAGATTTTAATGAAAATTAATAAAAAAAAATCATCTGGATCCTTTACATGTTTTATAGAAATTAAATGACCTGTTTTTTATCAATTTTTTCTACATCAGCAATTTCATCCTTCTCTTTGAGATAGATTAATCTTACACCTTGTGTAGCCCTACCCATCACTCTTATATCCGATATTGGAATACGGATGATTATTCCAGACTTTTTAATAATCATTAAATCATCTGGATCCTTTACATGTTTTATAGAAATTAAATGACCTGTTTTTTTAGTAATATTTATGGTTTTTATCCCTTTTCCTCCACGATTAGTAATTCGATAATCTTTGATATTTGATCTTTTTCCAAATCCTTTATCCGAAACTACTAAAACATTTCCTTTTTCCTCTTCTTCTACGCATATCATTCCAATTACAATATCATATTTTTTTAAATTTATCCCTATTACTCCAGAAGAAGTTCTTCCAGTTTTACGAACATTATTCTCTGAAAAACGAATAATTCTTCCACTTTTTACAGCAATCAAAACATGACTTTTACCCTTAGTTAGGATTGCTTCTAATAAGGAATCTCCCTCTCGAATGAGAATAGCCTTTATTCCATCTTTTCTAGGACGTGAATAGTTCTCTAAAGAAGTTTTTTTAATAATTCCTTTTTTAGTAACCATCATAACATAATGATTCTGAACATATTTTGTATCTTTAAGATCTCTAGTTAATATATAGGCATTTACTTTATCATCTTTTTGTATCTGAATCATATTTTGTATAGCTCTTCCTTTAGAAATTTTTGATCCTTCTGGTATTTCATAGACTCTTAACCAAAAACATTTCCCTTTTTCTGTAAAAAAAAGTAGATATTGATGATTAGTAGCAATGAGAAGATGATTTAAAAAATCTGATTCTCTAGTACTAGCCCCTCTATTCCCTACTCCTCCTCTTCCTTGACATTTGTATTCAGATAAAGAAGTCCTTTTTATATATCCAGCATGAGAGATAGTCAGTACTACCTGTTCGTCATCAATAAGATCTTCTATATGTACTTCATTTCCTAAGTAATCGATTTTTGTTCTACGTCCATCTTGATATTTTTCTTTGATATATAAAAGTTCTTTTTTAATAATTTGCATTCTGATAGAATGTTTTAATAAAACATTTTCCAAATGTTCTATATTTTTGACTAATTCTTCATATTCTCTTTTAATTTTATTAATTTCTAAAGAAGTAAGACTTTGCAAGCGAAGATCTAAAATAGATTTAGATTGATTTTTAGATAGTCTAAATTTTTTAATGAGTCTATCACAAGCTTCATGATGATCTTTAGATTTTTTGATTAATTCAATCATTTTATCTAAATGATCTAATATTTTTAAAAAGCCCATCAAAGTATGAACTCTATCTTTATATTTTTTTAATTCGTATTGAGTACGACGAATAATAACATCCTGACGATGATCTACAAAATGTTTTATCAGATCTTTAATATTTAGTTTAACTGGTTTTCCATTAACTAATGCAATATTATTAACATTAAAGTAAGTTTGTAAAGAAGTATATTTGAATAAATTATTCAATAATACATTAGAATTTGTATTTTGTTTTAGCATATATACTATGCGTAATCCATTCCTATCAGATTCATCACGAATTTGATAGATCCCATCCATCTTACCTTCTTTGATTAACTCTACAGTTCTATTAATCATTTCTGATTTATTTACTTGATAAGGAATTTCATCTACAATGATACATTTTCTCCCCTGAATTTCTTCAAAATGAACTTTTGCGCGTAATACAATACGGCCTTTTCCAGTATGAAATGCTTTCTTGACTCCATCGTATCCATAAATAATTCCTCCTGTAGGAAAATCTGGAGCTTTAATATATTCTATTATTTTTTCTATAGATATATTATTATCATCAATATAAGCGCAAATTGCTTTAATAGTTTCTTTTAAATTAT
The nucleotide sequence above comes from Blattabacterium clevelandi. Encoded proteins:
- the gyrA gene encoding DNA gyrase subunit A: MGEKLIPINIEDEMKSSYIDYSMSVIVSRALPDARDGLKPVHRRVLYGMFQLGIFSKNTYKKSARIVGEVLGKYHPHGDISVYDTMVRMSQKWILRYPLIDGQGNFGSLDADPPAAMRYTEVRMKKISEEMLSDIKKDTVDMKLNFDDSLEEPTVLPTRIPNLLINGSSGIAVGMATNIPPHNLKETIKAICAYIDDNNISIEKIIEYIKAPDFPTGGIIYGYDGVKKAFHTGKGRIVLRAKVHFEEIQGRKCIIVDEIPYQVNKSEMINRTVELIKEGKMDGIYQIRDESDRNGLRIVYMLKQNTNSNVLLNNLFKYTSLQTYFNVNNIALVNGKPVKLNIKDLIKHFVDHRQDVIIRRTQYELKKYKDRVHTLMGFLKILDHLDKMIELIKKSKDHHEACDRLIKKFRLSKNQSKSILDLRLQSLTSLEINKIKREYEELVKNIEHLENVLLKHSIRMQIIKKELLYIKEKYQDGRRTKIDYLGNEVHIEDLIDDEQVVLTISHAGYIKRTSLSEYKCQGRGGVGNRGASTRESDFLNHLLIATNHQYLLFFTEKGKCFWLRVYEIPEGSKISKGRAIQNMIQIQKDDKVNAYILTRDLKDTKYVQNHYVMMVTKKGIIKKTSLENYSRPRKDGIKAILIREGDSLLEAILTKGKSHVLIAVKSGRIIRFSENNVRKTGRTSSGVIGINLKKYDIVIGMICVEEEEKGNVLVVSDKGFGKRSNIKDYRITNRGGKGIKTINITKKTGHLISIKHVKDPDDLMIIKKSGIIIRIPISDIRVMGRATQGVRLIYLKEKDEIADVEKIDKKQVI